The following coding sequences lie in one Rutidosis leptorrhynchoides isolate AG116_Rl617_1_P2 chromosome 4, CSIRO_AGI_Rlap_v1, whole genome shotgun sequence genomic window:
- the LOC139843997 gene encoding protein PHOTOSYSTEM I ASSEMBLY 2, chloroplastic isoform X2: MAFHLSSSSSSANAISSLSAHANAPPALHSNLKLVSYRVRCSSESDNSSADVSDTSSEPITKKLTSRRLCVACLASSMALISNSSSPQAIASDAKPVCRNCMGSGAIICDMCGGTGKWKALNRKRAKDTYEFTECPNCYGRGKLVCPVCLGTGLPNNKGLLRRPDAKQLLDKMYNGRLLPNS, from the exons ATGGCATttcatctttcttcttcttcttcatctgcaAATGCAATTTCATCTCTTTCAGCTCACGCAAATGCTCCTCCTGCTTTACACT CCAATTTGAAGCTGGTGAGCTATCGTGTTAGATGCAGCTCGGAGTCTGATAACTCATCTGCAGATGTTTCAGACACCTCATCGGAACCTATCACGAAAAAG TTGACTTCACGAAGACTATGTGTAGCATGTTTAGCTTCATCAATGGCTTTAATAAGCAATTCAAGTAGCCCTCAAGCAATTGCTTCTGATGCTAAACCAGTGTGTCGGAACTGTATGGGTAGTGGTGCTATCATAT GTGATATGTGTGGTGGTACAGGAAAATGGAAAGCGTTGAACAGAAAACGGgctaaagatacatacgagtttacTGAATGTCCCAACTGTTATG GTAGAGGAAAACTTGTGTGTCCAGTTTGTTTAGGGACTGGTTTACCAAACAATAAGGGTCTTCTTAGGAGGCCTGATGCAAAACAGTTGCTTGATAAGATGTATAACGGACGCCTACTTCCAAACTCTTAA
- the LOC139843997 gene encoding protein PHOTOSYSTEM I ASSEMBLY 2, chloroplastic isoform X1, with product MAFHLSSSSSSANAISSLSAHANAPPALHSNLKLVSYRVRCSSESDNSSADVSDTSSEPITKKSENQLTSRRLCVACLASSMALISNSSSPQAIASDAKPVCRNCMGSGAIICDMCGGTGKWKALNRKRAKDTYEFTECPNCYGRGKLVCPVCLGTGLPNNKGLLRRPDAKQLLDKMYNGRLLPNS from the exons ATGGCATttcatctttcttcttcttcttcatctgcaAATGCAATTTCATCTCTTTCAGCTCACGCAAATGCTCCTCCTGCTTTACACT CCAATTTGAAGCTGGTGAGCTATCGTGTTAGATGCAGCTCGGAGTCTGATAACTCATCTGCAGATGTTTCAGACACCTCATCGGAACCTATCACGAAAAAG TCTGAAAATCAGTTGACTTCACGAAGACTATGTGTAGCATGTTTAGCTTCATCAATGGCTTTAATAAGCAATTCAAGTAGCCCTCAAGCAATTGCTTCTGATGCTAAACCAGTGTGTCGGAACTGTATGGGTAGTGGTGCTATCATAT GTGATATGTGTGGTGGTACAGGAAAATGGAAAGCGTTGAACAGAAAACGGgctaaagatacatacgagtttacTGAATGTCCCAACTGTTATG GTAGAGGAAAACTTGTGTGTCCAGTTTGTTTAGGGACTGGTTTACCAAACAATAAGGGTCTTCTTAGGAGGCCTGATGCAAAACAGTTGCTTGATAAGATGTATAACGGACGCCTACTTCCAAACTCTTAA
- the LOC139843999 gene encoding GTP-binding protein BRASSINAZOLE INSENSITIVE PALE GREEN 2, chloroplastic: MISRKLTPSKFKSLLALSPFTTYTYTKPVSNPNFTAITNPSKSSNLLNPTKTLTSQNPLFRSFSSNPTSVPPVPITRDGNYDEKTSETLKICPGCGITMQGSDPKQPGYFITPSIKDSNYKIPIDKNPLAEETHIPDSLKKGFLIESDEDSDNPIPKSPEKPVVCARCHSLRHYGMVKDQKVENLLPDFDFDHTVGRRLNCVTGTRTVVVMVVDAVDFDGSFPRKVAELISNTIDINSRAWKQGKSGNLPRVVLVVTKIDLLPVKLSPTGFEHWVRTRATEGGINKLTKLHLVSAFKGWGLKNLADDMVSLAGPRGHVWVIGSQNAGKSTLINALGKSVGGKMSVLTVAPVPGTTLGIVRVEGVLSGQTKLFDTPGLLHPHQITTRLTRDEQKLVHISKELKPRTYRIKSGYSIHIAGLMRLDIEESTMGSIYVTVWASQNLPLHMGPTEKALTMVDSHFGNQLQPPIGKQRVEKLGRWVKKEFHVHGKRCDSSCVDIAAGGLGWFAIGLWGEARLGVWTYDGVDVILRNAMIPYMNQNFEVNGFTVSKIVSQADKTINKQRDIHKKRKIGDSETEPATTAV; encoded by the exons ATGATATCCAGAAAACTAACTCCATCAAAGTTCAAATCCCTCCTTGCACTCTCTCCCTTCACTACCTATACGTACACAAAACCTGTATCTAATCCCAATTTCACTGCCATCACAAACCCCTCAAAAAGTTCGAATCTTTTAAACCCTACTAAAACCCTAACATCCCAAAACCCCCTATTTAGATCGTTTTCTTCAAATCCAACTTCAGTTCCACCTGTTCCCATTACAAGAGATGGGAATTATGATGAAAAAACATCCGAAACACTTAAAATTTGCCCAGGATGTGGGATCACAATGCAAGGATCCGACCCAAAACAACCCGGGTATTTCATCACTCCCTCCATTAAAGATTCGAATTACAAAATCCCCATTGACAAAAACCCTTTAGCAGAAGAAACCCATATTCCAGATTCtcttaaaaaaggtttcttgattgAATCTGATGAAGATTCTGATAACCCTATCCCTAAATCACCCGAAAAACCAGTTGTATGTGCGAGGTGCCATAGCTTAAGGCATTATGGAATGGTTAAGGATCAAAAAGTCGAAAACTTGTTACCAGATTTCGACTTTGATCATACAGTTGGAAGGAGATTAAATTGTGTTACAGGTACTCGAACAGTAGTAGTTATGGTTGTAGACGCTGTTGATTTTGATGGTTCATTTCCAAGAAAAGTTGCAGAGTTAATTTCGAACACAATCGATATCAATTCTCGAGCTTGGAAACAAGGGAAATCAGGGAATTTGCCTAGAGTAGTATTAGTTGTTACGAAAATTGATTTGCTCCCTGTTAAATTATCCCCAACTGGGTTCGAGCATTGGGTCAGGACTCGTGCTACCGAAGGAGGAATTAACAAATTAACCAAACTTCATTTAGTGAGTGCTTTTAAGGGTTGGGGGTTAAAAAATCTTGCAGATGATATGGTATCTTTAGCTGGGCCCCGAGGGCATGTTTGGGTCATAGGGTCACAAAATGCTGGGAAATCAACACTCATTAATGCGTTGGGAAAATCAGTAGGTGGAAAAATGAGTGTTTTGACCGTGGCTCCTGTGCCTGGGACCACATTGGGGATTGTTCGGGTTGAAGGTGTGCTTTCGGGTCAGACTAAGTTGTTTGATACACCAGGGTTGTTGCATCCACATCAGATTACAACCAGGTTGACTCGGGATGAACAGAAGTTGGTTCATATCAGCAAGGAGTTAAAACCGAGGACTTATAGGATCAAA TCGGGCTATTCAATTCATATTGCGGGTCTCATGAGGCTTGATATAGAAGAATCAACAATGGGTTCCATATATGTTACAGTGTGGGCATCTCAGAATCTTCCCCTTCATATGGGCCCAACAGAAAAGGCATTAACAATGGTCGATAGTCATTTTGGTAATCAGTTACAG CCACCAATAGGGAAGCAACGAGTCGAGAAGCTAGGAAGATGGGTAAAAAAGGAATTTCACGTGCATGGAAAACGGTGTGACTCGAGCTGTGTTGACATTGCTGCCGGTGGTCTTGGTTGGTTTGCAATTGGACTATGGGGTGAGGCCCGGCTTGGCGTTTGGACATATGATGGTGTTGATGTCATCCTTCGCAATGCTATGATTCCTTACATGAATCAAAATTTTGAAGTCAATGGGTTTACAGTCTCAAAAATTGTGTCGCAAGCCGATAAAACAATTAACAAGCAACGTGATATTCATAAGAAGAGGAAAATTGGTGATTCTGAAACAGAACCTGCAACGACTGCAGTATGA